The sequence GTGTTTACCAGCTACTCCTGCGATGTCCTCCCACCAGAAGCGGGACGTCCCGCTCCTAGTCTGCTGCGGCTTACACGGGCTCTTTCAGATGAGACGCGTCTGTACATTCTTCGTTTGCTCACGGGAAAGCAAATGAACTTTACGGAGATCGTAAGAAACGTGGGGATATCCAAAAGCACGATTCATTACCATCTTATCGCGCTGCGTGCAGCTGGGCTTGTGATCGTGCATTCTAAAGGCAAAAGTACAGAATACAGCCTGCGGCTAGAGGCGCTGGATGGACTTCCTCATCGGATTGGATCTTATCTGAAGAGTTAAATAAGGAGAGGAATTTTGTGCTGAAACGGGGATATTATAGTCTGCTGGTTACGATTTCTCTGAGCTCCTTCGGGGATGCTTTTGGCCTGCTTGCCATGGAATGGCTGGTTTATGATCTAACCGGCTCCAAGCTCGCAATGGGGACACTAGCTCTCAGCTCTGGTATCCCCGAGCTACTCCTGCGCCTGCTCGGTTCACCGCTGTCCGACCGGTTAAACCGCGGTCGCCTTATGGCCTGCCTGGCCGCAGTACGCCTGCTGGCCTTGGCGCTTCCACTGATCATGGGTCTCACTGGGCACTTGCAGCTGTGGCATTTATTCCTCGCCGCAGCACTAAGTGGAGCCTGTTCGGCCTTGTTCATGCCAACGGCAATGGCCGTAATTCCCGGTGTTGCTGACGGTCAGAAGCTGATCCGTGCTTTTGCCATCATCGACGGCTGCAAGAATGCTGCCGCCCTGCTGGGTCCCGCTTTAGCTGGCGCTATGACAGCTGCTAGCGGAGCACTGCCTGCGCTCGGCATCAATGCTGTCTGTTACACAATTGCCATCGCCACCCTGCTGCGCTTACCGAAAACTCAGAAGCCTTCCAATGTTCAGGCCACCTTCTCTATAGCTGCTTACGTGCGGGAAATCGGCGAAGGCTTCTCCTTCTATAAGCAATTCCCGGCGATGTTAGCTATTATGGGAATGGTGTCCATTAGTAATATGAGCTCTGTTGCGATGTGGACGATGATGGTTCCTTATGTCCGAGAGGTGTTGCACCGGGATGCCGTGGCTATGGGAACTTTAACGACAGCCTCTGCATTTGGCGCTTTAGTTGGACTCGGCGTTATTTCTTGGGTGGGCGAAATCAAGCGGAGACGGACCGCTATGTTATGCAGTCTTGCGGCAATCGGTCTCTTCAATGCACTGCTGGGACTGATCCCGAGCTTCCCGCTTGTGCTAATTGCACTATTTGCTGCCGGAGTCGCCTCACCCTTCTTCGGTTCACTAAGCTCTTCATTGCATGGAAGGCTCGTTCCCGGAAATCTGCAGGGACGTGTCAACTCGATCCGTTTTCTGATCGGTGGTGGTCTACAGCCTATCGGTGCTTTTGTAGGCGGAGCGATAGCCCAGCTCTACAGTGTACCGGTTCTGTTTGTGGTCATGGGCCTCCTGCCCGTTGTTTGCTCAGGAGTAGCCCTGTTTCTTCCCAGTCTGAGAGAGTTGAATGGCGATCTTTCCTCCTTGGAAGCCAGGAATCGGCTAAACAGCGGTATGCCTGCACGAATAGGTGATGTCTCCGTTTAAGCCATCACTTATTTGTTTCTCTTAGGAGAAATTTGATATCACAGAATCCGAACTGAATACTGATTCATTGTGCTTGGCAGCCCTTTGAATGTCAGAATACCATCACTGATTAAAGTCCAAATCCTGTACTCAATAAATGGGTACCCGACAAGTTGATGTGAGTTCTCAATTACAGCGCTCACTACACTCCCTGCCTTGATAAACCCATCTTGGGCCTCTTCCTCTTGGAGTTTAGTTACCGCTGCTAAGATGATACCGTCCAGTTCATTCTCTTCTCGGCCCTTGATCTCTTCATCCTGCCATAAACGCAGCATATGCCCCTGACTTGATATCTCTAACCATTCCGATTCATAACACTGCCTCTGATCAGCATCCAAAGGCATAACATCATGGCATCTTTTTACAATCTCTCTATAAATGTCTTTTTCAATCATACTCTGCGCATAAGCCGTTAATTTCTCTTGCGTGTACGTCGGGATTTCCAAACAGACCTTCGATACATTCACAACACTAACCGGCTGCTTCCGTTCCTTCAGAAGATACAGTACAAAACGCAGGCCCATCTGGTCATGGGCGTTATCACCGCACCAGATGGTAACGGACTTTCGTTCCGAAATCTTCGCAATCGTTTCTATCATGCTCCCGATTTGATGCTGCTGGTTAATAAAGCTATCGAATTTATGATCAGAAAACCGTTCCATCAGCCATTGCAATCTGCGTTGCTGTCCTTCCGCCTTCTCCAAATGCATAATGGGCCCGATTGAAAATAGGTCGTTAAACGCCAGAACTTTATTCTCTTGTCGCATGCCGATCTCACTAAGTGTTACTTTCAAGGAACCTGCATTGGACAGACTGAACACAATATGGATACCACTTTGAAGTTCTTCGGCTTCAATCCGACGTTTGCGTGCTACTTCCAAATAGTTGTCATACAACTTCATAATTCCATCTGCAAGTATACTCTCTGTGTCGTTTTCTTTGGAAATAGTATGTTCAGTCATATTCAAAATTTCATTAAGAAGCACCTTGATTTCCCATTCCTGAAACTCCTTCAGTTGCTCTTGGAACTCCCCCAATATTCCCCACCTCCATTAAGATCCATACATTGTAGAAACTTCTAACCTCGAGTTAGGAGTGTGCTTCCAACTGCTGTCTGTCTTATGCTTAGGATGTAATATTTTCAGGGAAAGATTACAAAAGTCGTTATCGCTGTGTATCGATCCCTATTTCGCTGTGGTACCGTTCCCCTTTAACTAAACAAGTACCATTTGAAAGTAGGAATAGACTTAACTGCACTCTGTACACTTATTCTGGGGAAATACCAATAAGGTGAGTTTAGCTGTATTTCGTGCAACTAAATCCTGACAAAATTCCGTTTCAGGCCTTCGCCAATAAATATAAGTGTAGAGAATGCAGTTAAAGCGTCCGTTCTCGACAAAAGCGATATTTTAAGTGTACATAGTACAATTATTTTTGTGGGACAGTCTTATGACCAAACAAGACTGTGCTTAACAGGCACGTAAGCAACAGTCCCCCTGATGTTTATCCATTCCGGCCTTATCATTTAGGAATTCCATCCTGACTTAGTTGAGATCTATTCTCTGTTCCGCTCCATCCAGCCTACCGCATAGTCCACAATCTCCCGCTGCGGTATCAACTGGGTCGGGGCAGCAGCTATATGTCCGTATGTAATTAATCCTGTCTCCCCTTGAAACTGCTCTGCAAGCTGCACGAAATCATCGGAATCCCACTCCTGCTCCTTGAACTCTACCCACTGTCTGCTCCCTTCGAGCATCATCGGCGCTCCGGCAACCCCTTCCTTCTTCCCTGCAAAAGAAGCCCGGCATTCCGCCAGATGCAGCGAAGTATTGTTAAGATTACCTACCCCGAGCAGCAGAATCCTTCCATCCAGCTCATAGATACGAGCCAGCGGTGAGTCTTCACCGAGGGAGTGATCAAGTCCATGACCATTGATAATCTCATCCCTATATTTGCCCCAAGCCGCAAAGGAACTGAGCGGATGGCTGCTGCGTTGCACGCCTTTTTGCTTACGAAAACAGTCCGGAATAACGCCCATTCCTCTCAAAAGTGTCAAGTCCGGATCATAGACAGGCATCTGCTCACGAATACTCTGCCACCACTCTTGGGGTACCGGAGGATTACTCCAGCCTGCCGGATCAGACAGATCCCCGGAGTGGGTCGGCATAACTAATGTCCCCTCTTCACCCAATACCTCTTCAAGGGCAAGAATAACAGCGACAGGTCCGCCTGCCACCCATTCACCCAATGATTTGAAGGAAGAATGCACCAAAAGCGTCATCCCCGCTTGTACTCCAAGTCGCCGGAAATCTTCTGCTAATGTTTGCACTGTGATTAATTTCCCTTGAACCTCTTCCATCCTTACATTCCTCCAGCCTATTTTTCTGTAAATCCTAGTGCTATTATATAACATGGAGAGATTGGACTCATTACTAGAGAAGCGGGATCTAGGAGTACAGAATACTCATTTATCCTCTTGGAGAGAATATCTACCCAGCAAGGCCTTCGCTCTATATTCACCGGGGGATATACCCTCTAGCTCCTTAAATACACGGGCAAAGTGCTTACTGCTCTCAAAGCCGACTGCCGCAGAGACCTCCTCCAGCTTGCTGAGGCTTTCAGACAATAGCGTTTTGGCATGGCTGATGCGGACCTTTTTTAGATACAAGACAAAGTTCTCCCCCGTATAAGCCTTGAATGCTTCACTGAAATAGGAATAATTCAGAGAGACATGATTACTGACCATAGCCATATTAATCGAACGGGAAAAGTTCGCTTCTATATATTTTAGCGCTTCATTCATATCAGCATGCTCCGTGTGAGCAGATCTGAGACGTATGATATAGTCGTTCACACTGGTAAGTAAATGCTCTAGTGAACGATAATAGTCGTGAAAATGGCGGAAATTGTACATGTTGCCAACCATCCGATACAGCTTCAGTACCTCTACAGACGCTTCTCCATGAACGCGGAACACTTCATCAAGCACCCGCTCATTGATTTTCCGGCCCACCATCTCCAGGTAGGACAAATCCAATTGCTTGAGCTGCTCAGTCTGAAAAATAACCATCAGCAGTCCTTTCATTTCCTTCTCCCGGTCCGTGCCCAGCATATTAAGCAGTTTACGCAATTCCTCCTCCGGAGCCAAGGGATTCACTCGTCCTTCGCTGATATTCGAGAAATCTATAACATTCGCTTGCGGATATAGAAAGGTATATTGCAGCGCCCGGCAGGCTTCTTTGTAGCAGAGACGAATGTCAGAATACGACCGGCCTTCCCTGCTGATTCCTATTAACAGTCCCTTTAGCTCCCGGGTTTCCGCCTGCTTCGACAGATCCTCAAAGCACTGTTTGCCACTCCCGATCAGTACCAACTTCCCTTCCCAGTCGGTTAAGATCTCGGTGAATGTCTTTTCAAGCGGCCCTATCAACCGTTCAACCACTCCCTGCACTTCACCCGGTTTCATTCGCGTACCGTCGTTGTAGTGGTAATCCAACACGCCCACCGTAAAAGGCACTGCCAAGCTACACAGTTCCTCCTGTGCTTCACGATCCAACTGCACATCTCCTTGCATTAACAGACCCCGCAACCGTATCGCACGTAACTCCCTGCGAAAATTTTCTGTTTCCTGCTCGAGCTTACGGGCACTGTGCTCTTCTTCATGCCATTCCTCGTTAATGCGCGTCAGTATTCCAAACAGCTCATCACGCCGAATAGGCTTTAACAGATATTCCTTAACGCGATAGCGTATCGCACTTTTAGCATATTCGAAATCATCATACCCACTTAGAATTACAACGGCTGGCCCTTTTCCAGCTCCAGTCTCCGCGGATATCTGTGCCAAAAGTGTAATCCCATCCATCACCGGCATACGGATATCGGTAATCATTATATCCGCCCGTTCCTTCCTGTACAGCTCAAGTGCTTCTGCACCATTACCCGCCGTTTCGATAACATATTGGTCTGGGTATTCCCGCTCTATCATTGTCTTTAGGCCATTGCGGATATTCTTCTCGTCATCTATAATCAGCAGCCTCATCATAGTTGTTTGTCTCCCGTCAAAAGAACTTTTGGCAAGGTCATGAACACTATCGTTCCCCTCCCTACAGCACTCTGTACCTCAAGTCCATATTCTTCTCCATAGAACAGCTGCAGACGTTGATGTACATTTCGCAGCCCAATTCCTCCCGCTCTGCGCGTGTGGCCTCCCGGCTCGGAAGCGCCCTCACTCACTTCCTCTTTGGCATACAGAGCTTCGTGCAAAGCCAATAGCCGTTCCGGTGTAAGTCCGCTGCCATTATCACGTATCGCTATAAAAATATCACCATCCCCTTCCGAAACATCAATTTGGATGGTTCGATTCTCCGCTTCTGCTTGTTCTCCGTACCAGGCGTGCTTCACACTATTCTCAACTATGGGCTGTAGCGACATTTTCAGCACCTCCAGCTCAACATAGGATTGCTCAATATTCAGCATCAGCACAATGGGGTGCTCGAAACGAATGTTCATCACTTCAATATAATTTTCAATATGGCGAATTTCATCTCGCAGCTTTACATACTCACCCGACCATTTGAAATTATAACGCATCATCCCGCCGAGTGAGGTAAGTGCATCTGAGATGGTCCGCTGGTCCTCCATTTCAGCTAACATCTTAATATTTTCCAGTGTATTATACAGAAAATGCGCATCAATTTGATTGTGCAGTGTACGTAGCTCCGCCTCTTTCGACAAGGCTTGCTTGTATACAGCCTGAGCAATCAGCGTATTGATGGTATTCATCAGCTTGG comes from Paenibacillus sp. 19GGS1-52 and encodes:
- a CDS encoding MFS transporter, yielding MLKRGYYSLLVTISLSSFGDAFGLLAMEWLVYDLTGSKLAMGTLALSSGIPELLLRLLGSPLSDRLNRGRLMACLAAVRLLALALPLIMGLTGHLQLWHLFLAAALSGACSALFMPTAMAVIPGVADGQKLIRAFAIIDGCKNAAALLGPALAGAMTAASGALPALGINAVCYTIAIATLLRLPKTQKPSNVQATFSIAAYVREIGEGFSFYKQFPAMLAIMGMVSISNMSSVAMWTMMVPYVREVLHRDAVAMGTLTTASAFGALVGLGVISWVGEIKRRRTAMLCSLAAIGLFNALLGLIPSFPLVLIALFAAGVASPFFGSLSSSLHGRLVPGNLQGRVNSIRFLIGGGLQPIGAFVGGAIAQLYSVPVLFVVMGLLPVVCSGVALFLPSLRELNGDLSSLEARNRLNSGMPARIGDVSV
- a CDS encoding DUF1835 domain-containing protein, whose amino-acid sequence is MGEFQEQLKEFQEWEIKVLLNEILNMTEHTISKENDTESILADGIMKLYDNYLEVARKRRIEAEELQSGIHIVFSLSNAGSLKVTLSEIGMRQENKVLAFNDLFSIGPIMHLEKAEGQQRRLQWLMERFSDHKFDSFINQQHQIGSMIETIAKISERKSVTIWCGDNAHDQMGLRFVLYLLKERKQPVSVVNVSKVCLEIPTYTQEKLTAYAQSMIEKDIYREIVKRCHDVMPLDADQRQCYESEWLEISSQGHMLRLWQDEEIKGREENELDGIILAAVTKLQEEEAQDGFIKAGSVVSAVIENSHQLVGYPFIEYRIWTLISDGILTFKGLPSTMNQYSVRIL
- a CDS encoding AAC(3) family N-acetyltransferase yields the protein MEEVQGKLITVQTLAEDFRRLGVQAGMTLLVHSSFKSLGEWVAGGPVAVILALEEVLGEEGTLVMPTHSGDLSDPAGWSNPPVPQEWWQSIREQMPVYDPDLTLLRGMGVIPDCFRKQKGVQRSSHPLSSFAAWGKYRDEIINGHGLDHSLGEDSPLARIYELDGRILLLGVGNLNNTSLHLAECRASFAGKKEGVAGAPMMLEGSRQWVEFKEQEWDSDDFVQLAEQFQGETGLITYGHIAAAPTQLIPQREIVDYAVGWMERNRE
- a CDS encoding response regulator, which codes for MMRLLIIDDEKNIRNGLKTMIEREYPDQYVIETAGNGAEALELYRKERADIMITDIRMPVMDGITLLAQISAETGAGKGPAVVILSGYDDFEYAKSAIRYRVKEYLLKPIRRDELFGILTRINEEWHEEEHSARKLEQETENFRRELRAIRLRGLLMQGDVQLDREAQEELCSLAVPFTVGVLDYHYNDGTRMKPGEVQGVVERLIGPLEKTFTEILTDWEGKLVLIGSGKQCFEDLSKQAETRELKGLLIGISREGRSYSDIRLCYKEACRALQYTFLYPQANVIDFSNISEGRVNPLAPEEELRKLLNMLGTDREKEMKGLLMVIFQTEQLKQLDLSYLEMVGRKINERVLDEVFRVHGEASVEVLKLYRMVGNMYNFRHFHDYYRSLEHLLTSVNDYIIRLRSAHTEHADMNEALKYIEANFSRSINMAMVSNHVSLNYSYFSEAFKAYTGENFVLYLKKVRISHAKTLLSESLSKLEEVSAAVGFESSKHFARVFKELEGISPGEYRAKALLGRYSLQEDK